The window cggacaccactgttttggttggtgctctttttatcttgggcgatcgtgtaaaatgtattcccatttatctcgtacccttggaaagtcgttatagtcgaagatggtgtcttggccaacatgtacagctgatctacaacatcattgtcattcattaaatgttttctcaaccaactgccgaaagtctccatgtgggccttcctaatccaggattcaggcttctccgggttgtccgagcgtaaaatattcttgtgtttctcaaagtacggagccaccaagctggaattggtcagtacagtgtggtgtgcttcagtcagagaatggccgtccatacatatcgttgatttccttcccatcgtgccttttccacttagtctcccctcgtgccgcgatcgaggaagaccaatcggcttaaggtcaggaacaaagtcaacacaaaactcaattacctcctcatttccatagcccttggcgatgcttccttctggccaagcacggttacgaacatatttctttaatactcccatgaacctctcgaaggggaacatattgtgtagaaatacaggaccgagaacgaaaatctcttcgactaggtgaaccaggaggtgcgtcataatattgaagaaggatggcgggaacaccaactcgaaactgacaagacattggatcacatcgttctgtaaccgtggtagaacttctggattgattaccttctgagagattgcattgaggaatgcacatagcttcacaatggctactcgaacattttccggcaggagccccctcaaagcaatcggaagcaattgcgtcataatcacgtggcagtcgtgagacttcaggttttggaactttttctccgccatgtttattattccctttatattggacgagaatccagacgggaccttcatactgctcaggcattcaaaaaagatgaccttctcttctttggtcagagcgtagctgccacgaccttgaaaccattccggatgccggtcatcagggtctttcaaacgttgctggtcctgccgtgcttcctttgtatcatttgtcttcccatacacgcccaagaagcttaggaggttcacgcaaatattcttcgtaacgtgcatcacgtcgattgcagagcggacatctaggactttccaatattctagctcccagaatatagatttcttcttccacatggctgcgtgcccgtcagctcccttcggaactgattgtccgccaggaccctttccaaagatgactttcaaatccttgaccatatcaaatacctcagcaccagtgcgttccgcaggcttcggccggtgatctgccttgccgttgtaatgcttgcctttctttcttactggatgaattttcggaagaaatcgacgatgcccaagttacacgttcttcttacaatttggcaaatgtacactttcagtctcatgtaagcagtgcgtgcatgcattgtatcccttatttgacagtcccgaaaggttactaagagcaggccaatcgttgatggttacgaaaagcaacgctcgtaggtcaaattcctcttgtttgtgctcatcccacacacggacaccaccccacagctgtaaaagttcatcaactaatggccttaggtacacatcgatgtcgttgccgggttgcttcggaccttggatgagcactggcatcataatgaacttccgcttcatgcacaaccaaggaggaaggttgtagatgcatagagtcacgggccaggtgctatggctggagctctgctcgccaaaaggattcatgccatccgtacttagagcaaatcttatgttccttgcatcagctgcaaaatctttgaaccatctgtcgatctttctccattgcgttccatctgcggtgtgtctcaactccctgtccgacttacggtcctctttgtgccatcgcaacaacttggcatgctctttgttcctgaacagacgtttcaaccgtggtattataggagcataccacatcaccttggcgggaaccctcttcctgggtttctggccctcaccatcgtcaccagggtcatcgcctctgatcttataacgcaatgcagtgcataccgggcattcattcaaattctcgtattcaccgcggtagaggatgcagtcgttgatgcatgcatgtatcttcagaacctctaaacctagagggcagacaaccttctttgcttcgtacgtactggcgggcaactcgttatcctttggaaacatattcttcaacattttcagcaagttttcaaatgccgagtcagctacacctgcctctgccttccatttcagcaaatccagtgtgcagcccagctttttcagaccatcatcgcatccggggtatagcgcctttctgtgatcctctaacatgcgatccaaattctccctctccttttcagtttcgcagcgtctccgtgcatcagcaatggtccgaccaagatcatcaacgggatcatcacgtgcctcttcttcaccttccccttcaccttcagcatcctccatgaaagtatcaccgaaatgagcaagatagctttcatcgatgaaatcatccccttcttcatcttcttccattataacccctctttctccatgcttggtccaacaattatagcttggcatgaaaccgtgccgaagcagatgcatgtgaacatctcttgaggaagagtaacccttctgattcttacagataacacatggacagataacaaaacccccctgcttgttcgcattagccactacgaggaaatctttcaaacccgtagtgaactcgccggagagtcggttaccgtacatccattgccgattcatctgcattattataatataaaatatataattaaccatcatgcatttgttaaactaactagctacaaacaatataaattaaacaatgaactgcacacatgcatattttatcaatgacaaatcaaaggttcatcaagttgctaaccgcgatcgaggagtgtggctccaacacttcatgtcatgtttgtttcatgctcttggggcatttcatcaaacaccttatgtgcataagaggaaccaaaagcaaacctacacccacttgtgaagagaatggctccaaatggctaagtgttggctgctggatgggtatatataggggaggggctttagttgcggttggcctggcaaaccgtgactaaaggtgcccgaaggcctttagtcgcggttgtcctggccaaccgcgactaaagaccctcacgtgcgccagctggccaccgagcgccctgggcccaggcctttggtcgcggttcacctccagaaccgcgactaaaggtcccattagtcgcggttcctacagcttcgcgacttatggggctggacggaagcctgttttttcACCAGTGGGGGCTCCCCGGTGCGGGACGGCGCCGCCGCACGGGGGAGGGGAGATGACCCAAACATTAGCTACCGCAAACATTGTGCAACCCATACAACTCACGTATCCCTTACGAACTACGACGACTCGTAGGAGAGGAGCTACATAATTGAAAGTTgaactttttgttgttgttgcaggACATCGTATATTATCTACCGAGTCTAACGTTATCTGCTGATCATATGTTTCCCTATGCTTGGAGTTTGCCAAACATTCTCAAGCCAATGAAACGTCAACATGGTGTAGTAGTTGGGCTAATGATCTCCACGTTCCATGCCAAAACTGTTTATTTTGATGGTGACTTTTTCAGCATTAGTCTCTGTCAGAGAATTAGCTTTTTTCATGAATCGTTTTGACTAGGTGGGGGGTTTGAAAAGAGTGATGTTTGACGGGAGAAGATATGGTTTATTTATTTTCGGAAAAACTAACGCTCACACGGGTGGGCGTTTGCatatcgcccacacgcctccatcaccactcattttgccacgtatgaacagaTGCATCAGCAGAAATCTTTCTGGTTtttggcttaaaaatgttttatctcctaattaaaaaagcgaattaaaaatccgttttcaccattaaatccgtctcgacgagatcttcaaaactagaccccatgttaatatgtttcgacgaattttttttgcccaaaagttgccatgatgcttaaactaaagttgccatgtggcaattttagtttgtagatcatgtcaATTTTAGttttgatgatggcaattccagtactttgaccatgaaaatatttttttgcatgaACCATGACAATTTTAAATGCATGTATCATGACAAAtttagtttatggtgcatggcaagtctagtttcttaattctccattttataatatgtcaaaaattACCTTTTAATAtaaaagaaaatagctgaaacataacatggcaactttagtgtaaacatcatgacaattcatatgcaatagacatgataacttttaataaaaaaaattcatcgaaatatattgatatgagatctagttttgaagatctcgtcgcgagggatttaatggcgaaaacggatcttcaatcaaTTTTTTTTATTTAAGAGATACAACATttcaaaaactgaaaatccaaaagatTTCCACATGCATGCGGTGACATGGTGTAGTCTGTATGCTATAGGACGTGTGGGCAGGTCTGGCTCCCACCACACGTGTGGACGTTAGCGTTGTCCTTTATTTTTTATGGCCAGAGGAAGAGGATTTAAAAAGGATGGGAAAGCGATTTCGGGGTGCGGAATCCAACAACAAAGCGAGTACATCCAGGTAGCGTTTTCTTTCGATGTAATCTCCAGATGTGCTACTTGTCAGCAGCGCGTAGAGAACACTTGTTCAATTACATGCATGCACAGAAAATACGTAACACATAATTACAAGACCGTAAAAATGTGTTGAAAGGAACACATGGATGCTGGAAATGGCGAACTGGATCATAGTCAGATAATGTTCACCAATCTGTTGACCATATATACTTACTGCCAGAGGCCTAACAATGTTCACCGATTTGTTTTGTTTTCAAAGCTGTCACCATGAAGAACGCAAGTATTCAAATGGATCAACCTCCACATCGGACAATTGGTTTTGATGATATTAAACATTTCATATtgtacaagagaaacaaatgcacaATCTACCCAAAAAAAAATGCACACGTAGTGCCCAAAGCAAACTCGCCAAAAAATaaacttaggccttgtacaatgggagatgcttaggGAGATGCTTAAAAAAATAAACTAGACTTCTCTTAAGCACCGGTGTCTATTTCTACACGGCGTCTATCCTATACaagtaagcaccggtgcttaagaaaagcctggtttatttctctaagcatcttCTCTAAGCATCTCCCATTGGGCCTTAGCCAGTCTATTTGCGGGCCTGTGGCTCGTCCCGACAGGGACACGTTCCCCGCATTGCCCGTCGCGTTGTAACAATGCCTAATATAAACGGCGGCAGGGAGGGAGATTGCGGAGCTATAATCCCAGTCCCACTTCAGAAGAGCAGGCCGATCGAGAAGGAAGAGGTCGAGCAACATTGGTGAGGCTATGGCGGCGCAAAATGACGCCGGCGTCGAAATCGTCTCCCCCCGTGCTTTGTTAGCTGAAAGAGATAGGCTTGTGACCTGTATCGTGGGCAGCGGCGGAGGGGACAGCATCCATGCCGCGACCATCGAAGCTGTCGGAGAACTGCTGTTCATGTTCGACGACGAAGAGATCCCCTGGACCCGCATGTACCACTCTTTCCCGGCTTGGCAGGAGAAAAGTAAGTATACTAGCTGATTTGCAGGTGTTGGCTACCATTGTCCACTCACACATGCGTATATATGCAGGCGGGCTTCTGAAAGAGAACTGGGACAAAGATGCTCGGCTGGAAGGAGCCAATGTGTTTTTCACGCTAATCACCATTCAGCGGAGGTCCTCCATTAGCAGGAAGGCGCTGGGAGCTGGAGGTGGTTCATGGGCCAGCAAGAGTACCGTCAAGATAGGACACGACGTCGTGCTCAACAAAATCTACTTCAAAAGCGCAAACACGCCCAGATCCGGGGAGAACAAATTCACAGCTTTTGAGTTTCACCTCGCAATGAACCTCAAGGTACGTATACATAACATTATAATATGTTTAATCACATCTAATTTGTTGAAACCTCGTGCCCTTTAACCTCATCTAAATCCCACATATACTGCCATATCAGCGTGAGAAGGAAAAAAAGAGTGCATGCATGGTTTTGGCATGCTTGTTAATGGTCCTGGCTAACACGCGCCCTCGTACAGTATTTCCCTTTTCTCTTTTAAGGTTATATACCATGTGTTGCTTTCCGACTCTTCCCACCAATACAGTGTGTGGCAGATCGTTATGAACCATCATAAATGTTGAGCCGGATGACCGATTTTAAGTTTCATTTCAACCTTGACATTTCTGATGTGGACATCTACAAAACGAGTAGTGTCAAAGAAGTCCTATATTTTGAGACCAATAATTTTTGTGACTCACGGGCTACCTGATACGGAGTGTTACGGGCCGGCTGAATTGTCCGGTTTTTATATATTGGTCTAAAAAACTAATTAACCTGCCCCCCCTCAATTTAACTGGTGGGTGCTCCGGCCACCCCGTAAAAAATTCATAAGTGCCCGTGGATGTAGCatgactctttttttttttgaacgTGTGGATGTAGCATTACTCtgttgagacagagggagtattttgttttcttggaactatatttttttaTTAAAGAAAAAGAATTTCAGTGGTGCTCACGCTCACGGGCCTCGTCGGACTCCAGGCCCTAACTGGTTTCTCCACGAGCCCAGCCCAAGCCTAGCCACTAACATACCATCCTGGCTCGTCCCAACcgatatttctcaaaaaaaaaaaggctCGTCCCAACCGATTCGTGTtagggtcgccgccgccgccgccggccaagcCACCCATCCCCAACTCATGGCGGCGGCGAGGATCTGGTGGGGCGATGCAGTTCCTTCTAAAGTGAATCAGTGGTGAAATCCATCTATGTATGAAACAAGAAAAATTAAATGCTGGTCTTTCGTGTTTGTTTTCATTTCTAGCCCCGAGTTGCTATCTGCGTGCTGCATCCGACGGACTATCGTGATAGTCTTCGGGATCTGAGGGAATACATGTGCCAGGTAAACAAATTCTGTCATCGAAAATTGTGTCTACGCATGTGGATCCATATGTTTTTTATACCAATTCTGCAGGGATTTAGTCAGTCGGAAATTTTATTTATGACGACGATCACCATCATTTATGTCGATTGTATTCTACACCCTTGGTTCCATAGGATTCTAGCAAGAGGTTGAACCTCATGAGATTATTTCCGTTGTTGTAATGTGGTGTTCACCTGCTCGTGCTACCTTCAATATTCATTCCACAAGCCAAAAAACTAAATTGATTCCTAAAAAAAAAACTAAATTGATTCCGCTGCTGTATTGAAAAAACGAAATTGATTCCACTCTGTTTTGCTAGAAATGAGCTTGACACCATTGCAATGATCTGAATAATATAATTTGGAACATATAAGATGCAAGCATAGTCAGCGATGAATCTACTCTCTTCTTTCAGGGATGCTTTCCTTGGAGAAATCAGGCAAACCTGCAGGTGGGGCAACAAGCGACACCAATTTATCAAGGTATCTGTACATCACAATTGATGGGCTTCGTTCAACAGTTTAAGTCAATTAGGCACCAACTATATGTTTATTGGAATAATAATGTTCTTCCATCTAGGTACATAGAAATCCTTGATTTTATACATCTTGTCTGTACCTTATTCTTGAAAATGAAAAAGTGGTCCATTGACCTGTTACTTGATTGTATTACTTAGCATTTCTGTACTGGTACATTTAATTGCTGCAGACAAATTAAAAACCCCATGGTGTACATTGtctgcaatatatatatatatttttgaagTTAATAAGGTAAGAACTCATATGTCTAGAACTCCAGATGTATGTTAGAGATATCTACTATCCTAATACATGATCGAACATAAATCGATCACTGCAGAGTGATATTGAACTAAGTGTTTTATCAGTCACAAGATACCCATATCACTTGTTTGTTTCTGTCCTCATATATTGTGGAATTTAATATGGGCTATGTATAATAGCTCCAGTTCTCTGTGTTCTGCCATATTAAGTTGTACTGGCAGAAAAAATTACATGCTTTACTACCCTCCTTGCAGACCCCTCTGTTGCTGGATTAATGAATGGTCCACATGTTGATTACAACAATAATCCAGCTCCTAACAGTGGGGTAACTATCCTTTCATACCAGTACATGTTATTCCTTCCTAGAGTTCAATTTCATGTGTAACCTGTATATTTGCCTACATATATACGGACCTATGTGCACCTCTAAGTTGTATGTACTATCTTCTGTAAAGGCAGAATAAGTTTTAGTTAGTAAATTTTGGTGACACATATTTGTCATTAATTTGCTTATTGGTGATGGAGTAAGAGAGTTGAGAATAGACTTAACAATCATGTTAAGAACTAAGGATTTTACTCTTTACATGTCATGTGTACATGGATTCAGAAAAGGTAATTTGGACGGGAAGAGTGTTAGCAGCAGTAGCATACGTACATGGCAACTTTTATGGTACTATGATCTCAATTTATTTGAAACATCGCTGAACTATATTGCTTACTCAATGTTGAACTCACCTTTTTTGTTTCAGAGAAACATTCTGGGAGCAAATCAAGTAGATCAAATGGCAATGCAGCACGAGGGACAATATTTAGGTGGGTATTCATAGGAGGGTATTGTTTGTTCACCAAATACCCTTATTCATCAGTCATAAGATAGCCATATCGTTTTTCTCTGCCCTCCTATATCATGGAATTTGATCTGGGCTATATGTAATAGCCTCAATTCTCTGCGATGTGGTATATTTAATTGCATTGTCTTTCTTACACTGGCAAAAAATTACATGCTTGCAGACCCCCATGTTGGACTTACAAATGGTCTACATGCTGATTACACCATCAATCTAGCTTCTAATACTGAGGTAACTGGTCCTTTCATACCAATATAAGTTACTCTTGCCTATATCTCAGTTTCATGTGTAACATGTATATTTTCTGACATATCAACGTACCAACGTTTACCTTTAAGTTGGTTCCACTCCTTTTTGTACAAGTGAGTTAACAACATTACTATGATTCTTAATTTAATTTGAAAAACTGCtgaaaaagattgcatgcatggTCAATGCTGAATCAACTCTCTTCTTTCAGGGATTGTTTATGGGAGGAAACCAATCAAACCTGCCTATGGAGCAATATTTTGAACCAGTTCATCCAGGTACCCATAGATCATAATTGACAGTTTAACTGAAATAGGCTCCAATGTTTTATTGCAATACTGATCTTGGATCTAGGTACATAGAAAGCCCTTATATTCCTATGCCTGTTCCTTGTTAATCCAATATGAATAGAAGTGGTAGGTGATCTGTTACTTGATCTTATTACTTAGAATTTATGTACCCCCATGACTGATATTATCCCCAATATTATTATTTTTGTTTAAAGTTAGTATGGTAAAACAaactccgcctatgtcttctaggcatagccggtcccaagcccgggtaaaggaggagggttgtgataggcttggcgagccaacgtaaaaactagccagtcccataggtatgaaacccatttgagcgagaatagtactaggatgggtgacctcctaggaagtcctcgtgaaagggtttcatatctaagggttgtgataggcttggcgagccaacgtaaaaactagccagtcttttgggtatgaaacccatttgggcgagagtagtactaggatgggtgacctcctgggaagtcctcgtgaaagggtttcatatctagcctaccccaacttgtttgggataaaaggcttcgTAAGTGTTAGTATGGTAAAACACAACCTCCAAAAGTCTAGATGTATAGTAGAGACATCTGCTATCTGAATAATTGAACATAAACTAATCACTGCAGGATAATAAACTAAGCGGTTTACCTGTCATAAGATagccatattgtttttctctgtccTCCTATATCGTGAAGTTTAATTTGGGCTATGTAAAATAGCTCTAATTCTCTGCGTTGTGGCATATTAAGTTGTATGGTCTTACATTGGCAAGAAAATTACATGCTTTACTAACTTTCGTGCAGAGCCCAGTGTTGGTGGATTTATGGATGGTTCACATGTTTATTACACCAATAATCTGTCTTCTAACAGTGGGGTAACTGTCCTTTCATACTAGCACAAGTTATTAGTGCCTACATATATATGTACCCACATAAACCTCTAAATTGTAGGTACCATCTCTTTTAAAGGCAGAAGAAGTTCCAGTTAGTAAATTTTGATGAAACATATTTGTCATTAATTTGCCTATTGGTAATAGAGTAAGTGAGATGAAAATGCATTAGAGAACAAAGGCGTTTACTCTATACATCTCATGTGTACATGGATCCAGAAATGTAATTTGGACGGAAGAGAGTATTAGCAGCACTAGCATACGTACATACCAACTTGTATAGTACTATAATCTTAATCTTACGATCTCCATTTATTTCAATACACCATTGAACAAGATTGCTTACTCAATGTTGAACTCACCCTTTTTGTTCAGACAAACATTCTGGGAGCAAATCAAGCAGAACAGATGGCAGTGCAGCATGAGGGACAGTATTTAGGTAGGTATTCATAAGAGATTATTATTTGTTCTCCGAATAATGATCTTCTTGGTACCCAAAGCGCTGATTTGTTCTATATTACCTGATTCATGGATAGGCACACATGAGTGCTGATTAGGGTATTATTTTGACAGTTGAAATGAATAGCCAGTATTTTCTATTCATGGAATAATGATCTTCTTGGCACAGAAAAGAGCTGATTTGGCCTATATTACCTAATAATGTGATGTGAAAAAAGGGTCGATTCCATATGAAAGAAGCTCGATTCTTGTATTATCATTACTATTATTTTTACTGGGACATCTAATATTTGCACGCAATATAAAATGCTTCACAACATAATATTTGTTAACAACATAACAAGTTAATTACGTGTCCAGATATCTTGGTGGTAGAGGGGGATCTAATATCTAACTAAAATAAACTTGCATTGATTTATAGACCCACACATAGATgtgtttccatgtcatgatcaaacTTAATCATTACAGAATGATAATGAATATAATTAAGCGATCAACCCAATGTAGAATCCTGGTTAGTCATAAGATACAATTATTGTTATACTATTCTCTGCATGAATTAATTGGACTGCACAGTTCTGGCAGTAGTTGTGCACTTGTGCTATGTACAATAGTTTCAATACTCTGCATTTGGGCTTATTGAATTACATTGTCTTAAGTTGGATATTTATTGACTTTTTACTTACCCTGTTTGCAGCTTGCAATATTTCTAGATTCGTGAATGGTTCACAGCCTGACTGCACCACTAATCCAGTTCCTAACAGTGATGTAATTGAATTTTCCATTCACAAACTAGAACAAGATACTCCTAGAGTTGAATTTTTGTGTAGCCACTATGTTTACCTACATGTGATAACTTAAGTTTTATTCTCCAGTATTAAGAGATAAAGATGTTTTATTAAGTCAATTTTGGTTCTTAC is drawn from Triticum dicoccoides isolate Atlit2015 ecotype Zavitan chromosome 6B, WEW_v2.0, whole genome shotgun sequence and contains these coding sequences:
- the LOC119325846 gene encoding uncharacterized protein LOC119325846 isoform X1, whose amino-acid sequence is MCQGCFPWRNQANLQVGQQATPIYQDPSVAGLMNGPHVDYNNNPAPNSGRNILGANQVDQMAMQHEGQYLDPHVGLTNGLHADYTINLASNTEGLFMGGNQSNLPMEQYFEPVHPEPSVGGFMDGSHVYYTNNLSSNSGTNILGANQAEQMAVQHEGQYLACNISRFVNGSQPDCTTNPVPNSDSSGKHYHAETETQMTLPSNSYPLNDNMYCMTWETNMTNDNESSLEPFTPWEEFYTASAYDHTQDGH
- the LOC119325846 gene encoding uncharacterized protein LOC119325846 isoform X2, yielding MATFMRNILGANQVDQMAMQHEGQYLDPHVGLTNGLHADYTINLASNTEGLFMGGNQSNLPMEQYFEPVHPEPSVGGFMDGSHVYYTNNLSSNSGTNILGANQAEQMAVQHEGQYLACNISRFVNGSQPDCTTNPVPNSDSSGKHYHAETETQMTLPSNSYPLNDNMYCMTWETNMTNDNESSLEPFTPWEEFYTASAYDHTQDGH